The following are encoded together in the Pseudomonas maumuensis genome:
- a CDS encoding amino acid adenylation domain-containing protein yields MDKSTAERIAKRFVGLALEQRRQILDKMRETGQSFRLLPIAVTRHDSPRIPLSYAQQRMLFLWQLEPHSSFYNVPMAVRLSGSLNQQALAQALDALVQRHESLRTRFVSEQGEFHQQILEQPGVGLEVREVQAGPGEDIEQCLRTAVREALDAPFDLLEGPLLRVRLLRLAPTEHVLTVCMHHIVSDGWSGELMVQEFVHLYEALSQGRDANLPPLEVQYADYAIWQRAWLEAGEGERQLQYWKQQLGDEHPVLDLPLDHERPAHPSFRGATLRSDVPAALSAQLKAQARSQGQTVFMLTLAALAVTLARYSGQADIRIGAPNAGRNRKEVEGLIGFFINTQVLRVQVDERHSGAALLEQVKQVVSGAQSHQELPFEHLVDALAPERNLGHNPLFQVKINQNMADTEAGAQARQTLGELSVSGFAVEGSDARFDLAYDFTETPDGLQGYFTYSTDLFEAATIERMAASFQAVLRTLVEHPDAALLDHPDAQAEQVETAAQDWPQQDFLALWRQGLQAGAAQPALRAGDRTLTYAELEQQANRFAHYLKAQGIAPGMTVALCQERSIEWVTSLLAVLKLGAVYLPLDSRQPAERLQQLLQASSAQILVHAQGDAQAAGLGVCRAVAYDASLYGDCDEQPPAVRLLPQQAAYIIYTSGSTGQPKGVVVSHGALANYLQGVLQRLDLQPGASLAMVSTVAADLGHTVLFGALASGRLLHLLGHDQGFDPDAFASYMAEHRVDVLKIVPSHLQGLLQAAQPERVLPEQLLILGGEASSWALIEQIRRLKPGCRIINHYGPTETTVGILTHEVGARLPGWRSVPVGRPLDNGQARVLDAYLNPLPERVAGELYLGGQGLAQGYVGQPGLTAERFVPDPFGDNGQRLYRAGDRARLDQGVLEYLGRGDDQVKIRGYRVEPGEVGQVLQGLPGVAEAVVLALPLDSDPTRLQLVAWAVPTAGVELQAEALRQALLERLPEYLVPAQVLLLERLPLTANGKLDKRALPRPGVVAKQRFVAPVGEIEEKLAAIWCEVLKREQVGSTDNFFELGGDSILSLQIIARAKRQGIKLSPKQLFEKQTIGQLAAVAKLIEKKPAAEVVEPVSGNLPLLPIQARFFETAIPQRHHWNQAVLLTPRQPLTVALLQPALKLLLEQHDALRLRFSEEQGQWQGQFAPVDAQQLLWAHQLDDAARLPELADEAQRSLDLKNGPLLRVVLIDLPAGQQRLLVVIHHLVVDGVSWRVLLEDLQLACQALLAGKAPVLPAKSSSLKAWAEHLREHARSPALVAELAYWQAQLQGVSDVLPGANPQGGQQRKHEISVRTHLNAELTRQLLQEAPAAYRTQVNDLLLTALARVIRRWTGEAHALIRLEGHGREDLFDDLDITRTVGWFSSLYPLKLTPADDLGASLMAVKEQLRAVPAKGIGYGVLRYLGDEQARETLGALAQGSIVFNYLGQFDGSFDSEQGLFTPAPEGAGQGQSPEAPLGSLLSIDGQVYAGELALDWSFSSAVFERGQIQRLADEYAEELRLLIGHCTTPGVAGVTPSDFPLASLDQHQLAALPVAAGNIEDIYPLSPMQQGMLFHSLYQQEAGNYINQTRVEVQGLDVPRFIAALQATVDNHEVLRSSFFSGYDQSLQVVQRQARLPLVELDWRDQADLPRALQAWTEADLRAGFDLASGPLLRLAVIRSAEQQHQLVLTNHHILLDGWSSSRLFGEVLQRYAGVTPAGKNSRYRDYIQWLQRQDQAASERFWRERTAELDEPTRLAQAFRSEANGEGQAEYPVLLDWQRTQRLGEFAREQRITLNTLVQAAWLLLLQRYTGQASVTFGATVAGRPAELPGVEEQLGLFINTLPVVASPRPEQTVGDWVQHVQGLNLALREHEHTPLYEIQRWAGWSGEALFDNILVFENYPVSEALQADAPQGLVFGEVASQEQTNYPLTLVAQVGEKLLANFKFDRASYAESAVGQIAAHFVELLEGLADSSQRALGELVLSTAPLQVIDSYPSMACAHALIEQQAARTPEAIAVTFAGQALSYDQLNRRANRLAHKLRAQGVGPDVLVGIAVERGFEMIVGLLAILKAGGAYVPLDPEYPQDRLSYMMEDSGIQLLLTQGHLLALPVPAHVRSLSLEDDLADYSDENPEHLTQPDNLAYVIYTSGSTGKPKGTLLPHHNLLRLFKATDAWFGFGPQDVWTLFHSYAFDFSVWEIFGALLHGGRLVIVPRETTRSPEDFHQLLVEQGVTVLNQTPSAFKPLMRVACDSASDLALRYVIFGGEALDVAALQPWFERFGEECNNLINMYGITETTVHVTYRPIRFADTQQSGSPIGAAIPDLSMYVLDADFNPVAKGCTGELHVGHAGLARGYHNRASLTAERFVPDPFSSEGGRLYRTGDLARYREQGVIEYVGRIDHQVKIRGFRIELGEIEARLQEHAAVREVLVLDIDGAGGKQLAAYLIAQDPSADHATLRDALKQHLKANLPDYMVPTHFLVLDQWPLTANGKLDRKALPKPDASQLQQGYVAPRTELEQQLAAIWSEVLKVEQVGLHDNFFELGGHSLLVITLVNKVREAFAINISLHEFMLMASFEELANFIGGGKDRLKSPVINLNGCQRQRPALFCLPPGGGAAYAYYPLASRLADERPVYGLVNRCYAEPGWVDASWEAMVGYYVEQIRRTQASGPYHLLGWSMGGALALEVAHALEQAGQEVGFVGLVDTLLPRDVSGLDAEPAEVVQVARADESLLRGLLAFAPGVGEVRIAGFIDEAERLPAGVDRTEWVIEQVAAAGNVSAERLRSIHEDVHLQREIVDGFAVLDRNAELSQAFRLRPLVVQVDCWWASESRSAERVRVGEAGLLAQASVNGLGSSTVIADGHEGVINAGAFIEGLVGRLADKD; encoded by the coding sequence ATGGACAAGAGCACAGCAGAACGTATCGCCAAGCGCTTTGTCGGCCTTGCCCTGGAGCAGCGTCGGCAGATCCTCGACAAGATGCGCGAAACCGGGCAGAGCTTCCGCTTGCTGCCCATCGCCGTGACCCGTCACGACAGCCCGCGCATCCCGCTGTCCTATGCCCAGCAGCGCATGCTGTTCCTCTGGCAGCTGGAGCCGCACAGCAGCTTCTACAACGTGCCGATGGCGGTGCGCCTGAGCGGTTCGCTGAACCAACAGGCGTTGGCCCAGGCCCTGGACGCGCTGGTGCAGCGTCATGAGAGCCTGCGCACGCGCTTTGTCTCCGAGCAGGGCGAGTTCCACCAGCAGATCCTCGAACAGCCGGGCGTCGGCCTGGAGGTGCGCGAGGTGCAGGCCGGGCCGGGCGAGGATATCGAGCAGTGCCTGCGTACTGCGGTGCGCGAGGCGCTGGATGCGCCATTCGACCTGCTCGAAGGCCCGTTGCTGCGGGTCCGGCTGTTGCGCCTGGCACCGACCGAGCACGTGCTGACGGTGTGCATGCACCATATCGTCTCCGACGGCTGGTCGGGCGAGCTGATGGTGCAGGAGTTCGTCCACCTGTACGAAGCACTGTCGCAAGGCCGAGACGCCAACCTGCCGCCGCTGGAGGTGCAGTACGCCGACTACGCGATCTGGCAACGTGCGTGGCTCGAGGCTGGCGAGGGCGAGCGCCAGTTGCAGTACTGGAAGCAGCAACTGGGCGACGAACACCCGGTGCTGGATTTACCGTTGGACCACGAGCGCCCGGCGCACCCCAGCTTCCGCGGCGCGACCCTGCGCAGCGATGTGCCGGCGGCGCTGTCGGCGCAGCTCAAGGCCCAGGCGCGCAGCCAGGGCCAGACCGTGTTCATGCTGACCCTGGCGGCGCTGGCCGTGACTCTGGCGCGCTACAGCGGCCAGGCCGACATCCGCATCGGCGCGCCCAACGCCGGGCGTAACCGCAAGGAAGTCGAAGGCCTGATCGGCTTCTTCATCAACACCCAGGTGCTGCGGGTGCAGGTGGACGAGCGCCACAGCGGCGCGGCGCTGCTGGAACAGGTGAAGCAGGTGGTCAGTGGCGCGCAGTCGCACCAGGAACTGCCGTTCGAGCACCTGGTCGACGCCCTCGCGCCGGAGCGCAACCTGGGCCACAACCCGCTGTTCCAGGTGAAGATCAACCAGAACATGGCCGATACCGAGGCCGGCGCCCAGGCCCGGCAGACGCTGGGTGAGCTGAGTGTCAGCGGGTTCGCGGTCGAGGGCAGCGATGCGCGCTTCGACCTGGCCTACGACTTCACCGAGACCCCCGACGGCCTGCAAGGCTACTTTACCTACAGCACCGACCTGTTCGAAGCCGCGACCATCGAGCGCATGGCCGCTTCGTTCCAGGCCGTGTTGCGTACGCTTGTCGAGCATCCCGACGCGGCGTTGCTCGATCACCCGGACGCCCAGGCTGAGCAGGTCGAAACCGCTGCCCAAGACTGGCCGCAGCAAGACTTCCTCGCCCTGTGGCGTCAGGGCCTGCAAGCCGGTGCCGCGCAGCCGGCATTGCGCGCGGGGGATCGCACGCTCACCTACGCCGAGCTGGAGCAACAGGCCAACCGTTTCGCACATTACCTCAAGGCGCAGGGCATCGCCCCGGGCATGACCGTGGCGCTGTGCCAGGAGCGCTCCATCGAGTGGGTGACCAGCCTGTTGGCGGTGCTCAAGCTGGGCGCGGTGTACCTGCCGCTGGACAGCCGCCAGCCTGCCGAGCGCCTGCAGCAGTTGCTGCAGGCCAGCTCTGCGCAGATTTTGGTGCATGCCCAGGGCGATGCCCAGGCGGCGGGGCTGGGCGTGTGCCGCGCCGTGGCCTATGACGCTTCACTGTATGGCGACTGCGATGAGCAGCCACCGGCGGTGCGTCTCTTGCCGCAGCAGGCGGCCTACATCATCTACACCTCGGGCTCCACCGGGCAGCCCAAGGGTGTGGTGGTCAGCCACGGGGCGCTGGCCAACTACCTGCAGGGCGTGCTGCAACGCCTCGACCTGCAGCCCGGCGCAAGCCTGGCGATGGTCTCCACCGTGGCCGCCGACCTTGGCCATACCGTGCTGTTCGGCGCGCTGGCCTCGGGCCGGCTGCTGCACCTGCTGGGCCACGACCAGGGCTTCGACCCTGATGCCTTCGCCAGCTACATGGCCGAGCACCGCGTCGACGTGCTGAAGATCGTGCCGAGCCACCTGCAGGGCCTGTTGCAGGCCGCGCAGCCGGAGCGGGTGCTGCCCGAGCAATTGCTGATCCTCGGTGGCGAGGCCAGTTCCTGGGCGCTGATCGAGCAGATCCGCCGCCTGAAGCCCGGCTGCCGGATCATCAACCACTACGGCCCGACCGAGACCACCGTGGGCATCCTCACCCACGAAGTCGGCGCGCGCCTGCCCGGCTGGCGCAGCGTGCCGGTTGGCCGGCCGCTGGACAACGGCCAGGCGCGGGTGCTGGACGCCTACCTCAATCCGCTGCCCGAGCGCGTGGCCGGCGAGCTGTACCTGGGCGGCCAGGGCCTGGCCCAGGGTTATGTCGGCCAGCCGGGCCTGACCGCCGAGCGCTTCGTCCCCGATCCGTTCGGTGACAACGGCCAGCGGCTGTACCGTGCCGGTGACCGCGCGCGCCTGGACCAGGGCGTGCTGGAATACCTGGGCCGTGGCGACGACCAGGTGAAGATCCGCGGTTACCGGGTCGAGCCGGGCGAAGTCGGCCAGGTGCTGCAAGGCCTGCCCGGCGTGGCCGAGGCCGTGGTGCTGGCACTCCCTCTGGACAGCGACCCCACGCGCCTGCAGCTGGTGGCCTGGGCCGTGCCGACGGCGGGTGTCGAGCTGCAAGCCGAGGCCCTGCGCCAGGCCTTGCTGGAGCGCCTGCCAGAGTACCTGGTGCCGGCGCAGGTGCTGCTGCTCGAGCGCCTGCCGCTGACCGCCAACGGCAAGCTGGACAAGCGTGCCCTGCCCAGGCCTGGGGTGGTGGCCAAGCAGCGCTTTGTCGCGCCGGTGGGTGAAATCGAGGAGAAACTCGCGGCGATCTGGTGCGAGGTGCTCAAGCGTGAGCAAGTGGGCAGCACCGACAACTTCTTCGAACTGGGCGGCGACTCGATCCTCAGCCTGCAGATCATTGCCCGCGCCAAGCGCCAGGGCATCAAGCTCAGCCCTAAGCAGCTTTTCGAGAAACAGACCATCGGCCAACTGGCGGCGGTGGCCAAGCTGATCGAGAAGAAGCCGGCGGCCGAAGTGGTCGAGCCGGTCAGCGGCAACCTGCCGTTGCTGCCAATCCAGGCGCGTTTCTTCGAAACCGCTATTCCCCAGCGTCACCACTGGAACCAGGCGGTGCTGCTGACCCCGCGCCAACCGTTGACGGTGGCCTTGCTGCAACCTGCGCTCAAGCTGCTGCTGGAACAGCACGACGCCCTGCGCCTGCGTTTCAGCGAAGAGCAGGGCCAGTGGCAAGGCCAGTTCGCGCCGGTCGACGCGCAGCAGTTGCTGTGGGCACATCAGTTGGACGATGCCGCGCGCCTGCCGGAGCTGGCCGATGAGGCCCAGCGCAGCCTGGACCTGAAAAATGGCCCGCTGCTGCGCGTGGTGCTGATCGACCTGCCCGCGGGGCAACAGCGCCTGCTGGTGGTGATCCACCACCTGGTGGTCGACGGCGTGTCCTGGCGCGTCCTGCTCGAAGACCTGCAGCTGGCCTGCCAGGCACTGCTGGCCGGCAAGGCGCCGGTGCTGCCGGCCAAGAGCAGTTCGCTCAAGGCATGGGCCGAGCACCTGCGCGAGCACGCCCGCAGCCCCGCGCTGGTGGCCGAGCTGGCCTACTGGCAGGCGCAGTTGCAGGGCGTCAGCGACGTCTTGCCTGGGGCGAACCCGCAGGGTGGCCAGCAGCGCAAGCATGAAATTTCGGTGCGCACCCACCTGAACGCCGAACTGACCCGGCAACTGCTGCAGGAGGCACCGGCTGCCTACCGCACGCAGGTCAATGATTTGCTGCTGACGGCGCTGGCGCGGGTCATCCGCCGCTGGACCGGCGAGGCGCACGCGCTGATCCGCCTGGAAGGTCATGGCCGCGAAGACCTGTTCGATGACCTCGACATCACCCGCACGGTCGGCTGGTTCAGCAGCCTGTACCCGTTGAAGCTGACCCCCGCCGATGACCTGGGCGCGTCGCTCATGGCGGTCAAGGAGCAGCTGCGCGCCGTGCCGGCCAAGGGCATCGGCTACGGTGTGCTGCGTTACCTGGGCGATGAGCAGGCCCGCGAAACCCTCGGCGCCCTGGCCCAGGGCAGCATCGTGTTCAACTACCTGGGGCAGTTCGACGGCAGCTTCGACAGCGAGCAAGGGCTGTTCACCCCGGCGCCGGAAGGCGCGGGGCAGGGACAAAGCCCGGAGGCGCCGCTGGGCAGCCTGCTCAGCATCGATGGCCAGGTCTACGCCGGTGAACTGGCGCTGGACTGGAGCTTCAGCAGCGCCGTGTTCGAACGTGGGCAGATCCAGCGCCTGGCCGACGAGTACGCCGAGGAGCTGCGCCTGTTGATCGGCCACTGCACTACTCCGGGCGTGGCGGGGGTGACGCCTTCGGACTTCCCGCTGGCCAGCCTCGACCAGCACCAGCTGGCGGCACTGCCGGTGGCGGCGGGCAACATCGAAGACATCTACCCGCTGTCGCCGATGCAGCAGGGCATGCTGTTCCACAGCCTGTATCAGCAGGAAGCGGGCAACTACATCAACCAGACACGCGTCGAAGTGCAGGGGCTGGACGTACCGCGCTTCATCGCGGCCTTGCAGGCCACCGTGGACAACCACGAAGTGCTGCGCAGCAGTTTCTTCAGTGGCTACGACCAGTCACTGCAAGTGGTGCAGCGCCAGGCGCGGCTGCCGCTGGTCGAGCTGGACTGGCGTGACCAGGCCGATTTGCCGAGGGCGTTGCAAGCCTGGACCGAGGCCGACCTGCGTGCCGGTTTCGACCTGGCCAGCGGTCCGCTGCTGCGCCTGGCGGTGATCCGCAGCGCCGAACAGCAGCACCAGCTGGTGCTGACCAACCACCATATCCTGCTCGACGGCTGGAGCAGCTCGCGCCTGTTCGGCGAGGTGCTGCAGCGTTACGCCGGTGTCACCCCGGCAGGCAAGAACAGCCGTTATCGCGACTATATCCAGTGGCTGCAACGCCAGGACCAGGCCGCCAGCGAGCGCTTCTGGCGCGAGCGTACGGCGGAACTGGACGAGCCTACGCGGTTGGCCCAGGCCTTCAGGTCTGAGGCGAACGGTGAGGGCCAGGCTGAATACCCAGTGCTGCTCGATTGGCAACGGACCCAGCGCCTGGGCGAGTTTGCCCGGGAGCAGCGGATCACCCTCAATACACTGGTTCAGGCCGCGTGGCTGTTGCTGTTGCAGCGCTACACCGGGCAGGCCAGCGTGACCTTCGGCGCCACCGTGGCAGGCCGCCCGGCCGAGCTGCCGGGCGTCGAGGAGCAGCTGGGGCTGTTCATCAACACCTTGCCGGTGGTCGCCAGCCCGCGCCCCGAGCAGACCGTGGGCGACTGGGTACAGCACGTGCAAGGGTTGAACCTGGCCCTGCGCGAGCACGAGCACACACCGCTGTACGAGATCCAGCGTTGGGCCGGTTGGAGCGGCGAGGCGCTGTTCGACAATATCCTGGTGTTCGAGAACTACCCGGTTTCGGAGGCGTTGCAGGCAGACGCACCACAGGGGCTGGTCTTCGGTGAGGTGGCCAGCCAGGAGCAGACCAACTATCCGCTGACGCTGGTGGCCCAGGTGGGCGAAAAACTGTTGGCCAACTTCAAGTTCGACCGCGCCAGCTATGCCGAATCGGCTGTTGGGCAGATCGCGGCACATTTCGTCGAACTGTTGGAAGGGTTGGCGGACTCGTCGCAGCGGGCTTTGGGTGAACTGGTGCTGAGCACCGCGCCGCTACAAGTGATCGACAGCTATCCGAGCATGGCCTGCGCGCACGCGCTGATCGAGCAGCAAGCGGCGCGCACGCCTGAAGCGATCGCCGTGACCTTCGCCGGGCAGGCGTTGAGCTATGACCAGCTCAACCGCCGCGCCAACCGCCTGGCGCACAAGCTGCGTGCGCAGGGCGTGGGGCCGGATGTGCTGGTGGGTATCGCGGTGGAGCGTGGTTTCGAGATGATCGTCGGCCTGCTGGCGATCCTCAAGGCCGGTGGCGCCTATGTGCCGCTGGATCCGGAATACCCGCAGGACCGCCTGAGCTACATGATGGAAGACAGCGGCATTCAACTGCTGCTGACGCAAGGCCATTTGCTGGCCTTGCCGGTGCCGGCGCATGTGCGCAGCCTGTCTCTCGAAGATGATCTGGCTGATTACAGTGACGAAAACCCCGAGCACCTGACCCAGCCGGACAACCTGGCCTATGTGATCTACACCTCCGGTTCCACCGGCAAGCCGAAAGGTACGCTGCTGCCGCACCACAACCTGCTGCGCCTGTTCAAGGCGACGGACGCCTGGTTTGGCTTCGGCCCGCAGGATGTCTGGACGCTGTTCCACTCGTACGCCTTCGACTTCTCGGTATGGGAGATCTTCGGCGCGCTGCTGCACGGTGGCCGCCTGGTGATCGTGCCGCGTGAAACCACGCGCTCGCCGGAAGATTTCCACCAGTTGCTGGTGGAGCAGGGCGTCACTGTGCTCAACCAGACTCCATCGGCGTTCAAGCCGCTGATGCGCGTGGCCTGTGACAGTGCTTCCGACCTTGCGCTGCGCTACGTGATCTTCGGCGGCGAAGCGCTGGACGTAGCTGCACTGCAGCCATGGTTCGAGCGCTTCGGCGAAGAGTGCAACAACCTGATCAACATGTACGGCATCACCGAGACCACGGTCCACGTGACCTACCGGCCGATCCGCTTCGCTGATACCCAGCAGTCGGGCAGCCCGATCGGTGCGGCGATTCCGGACCTGTCGATGTACGTGCTGGACGCCGATTTCAATCCGGTGGCCAAGGGCTGCACGGGTGAACTGCATGTCGGCCACGCCGGCCTGGCGCGGGGTTACCACAACCGCGCCTCGCTGACCGCCGAACGCTTTGTGCCGGATCCATTCTCCAGCGAAGGCGGACGCTTGTACCGCACTGGCGACCTGGCGCGTTACCGCGAACAGGGCGTGATCGAGTACGTGGGCCGGATCGACCATCAGGTGAAGATCCGCGGGTTCCGTATCGAACTGGGCGAGATTGAAGCCCGCTTGCAAGAACATGCGGCGGTGCGCGAAGTGCTGGTGCTGGATATCGACGGGGCAGGGGGCAAGCAATTGGCGGCCTACCTGATCGCTCAAGATCCATCAGCAGACCACGCAACCCTGCGTGACGCGCTGAAACAACACCTGAAAGCCAACCTGCCGGACTACATGGTGCCGACGCACTTCCTGGTCTTGGATCAGTGGCCACTGACCGCCAACGGCAAGCTGGACCGCAAGGCCCTGCCAAAACCGGATGCCAGCCAGCTGCAACAGGGCTACGTAGCTCCACGTACGGAACTCGAACAGCAACTGGCGGCGATCTGGTCCGAGGTGCTGAAGGTCGAGCAGGTGGGTCTGCACGACAACTTCTTCGAGCTCGGCGGCCACTCGCTGCTGGTGATCACCCTGGTAAACAAGGTGCGTGAAGCCTTCGCCATCAACATCAGCCTGCATGAGTTCATGCTGATGGCCAGCTTCGAGGAGCTGGCCAACTTCATCGGTGGCGGCAAGGATCGCCTGAAATCGCCGGTGATCAATCTCAACGGTTGCCAGCGCCAGCGCCCGGCGCTGTTCTGCCTGCCGCCGGGTGGCGGCGCTGCCTACGCCTACTACCCGCTGGCCAGCCGCCTGGCCGATGAGCGTCCGGTATATGGCCTGGTCAACCGGTGCTACGCCGAGCCGGGCTGGGTGGACGCATCCTGGGAGGCGATGGTCGGCTATTACGTCGAGCAGATCCGCCGTACCCAGGCCAGCGGCCCGTACCATCTGCTGGGCTGGTCCATGGGCGGCGCCCTGGCGCTGGAAGTGGCCCACGCCCTCGAGCAGGCCGGCCAGGAGGTTGGTTTCGTTGGCCTGGTCGACACCCTGCTGCCGCGTGATGTGTCTGGCCTCGACGCCGAGCCCGCCGAGGTGGTGCAGGTGGCGCGGGCGGACGAGAGCCTGCTGCGTGGCCTGCTGGCCTTTGCGCCGGGCGTCGGCGAGGTGCGGATCGCAGGTTTCATCGACGAGGCCGAGCGTCTGCCGGCCGGGGTCGACAGGACCGAGTGGGTCATCGAACAGGTGGCCGCCGCGGGTAATGTCAGCGCCGAACGCCTGCGCAGCATCCACGAGGATGTACATCTGCAGCGGGAGATCGTCGATGGCTTCGCCGTGCTCGACCGCAACGCCGAGCTGAGCCAGGCGTTTCGCCTGCGGCCGCTGGTGGTCCAGGTGGATTGCTGGTGGGCCAGTGAAAGCCGCAGTGCCGAGCGTGTACGCGTGGGGGAGGCGGGGTTGCTGGCGCAGGCTTCGGTCAATGGGCTGGGCAGTTCGACGGTGATTGCCGATGGGCATGAGGGGGTTATCAATGCCGGTGCGTTTATCGAGGGGCTGGTGGGGAGGCTTGCTGACAAGGATTGA